Below is a window of Frankiaceae bacterium DNA.
GCGCTGCACGCGTACGGCCCCGACCTCCGCAAGGCGCTGGCGCAGCGCGTCGCGGGCAAGGACTCGTACCGCCGTCACGTCGAGGCGGAGGTGCGGCCGACGACGTACCACTTCGCGGGGCGGGCGTTCCGCTACCCGATCGCCTCCACGCGCAACGACCTCGACGCCGTCGCCCGCGCCGGCGCCCGCGCCTGGTCGGTCCTCGGCCTCACGGCCGCCGACGTCCTCGTCTCGGCGGTGCCGGTCGAGTCGTCGCTCGACCACCTCTTCCTCACCTACGCCGCCCTCGGTGCCGGCGCCCCCGCCCTCTTCCCGGGCCCCGAACGCCTCGCCGAGGCCGTCGCCGTCGTACCGCCGACCGTCGTCGCGGTCCGCCCGCAGGACGTGGGAGTCCTGAACGGCGTGGACCTCGCCGCCGTCAAGACCGTGCTGCTCGTCGGCGTCTGGGACGCCGCCGCGCGCGACGCCGTCAAGGAGACCCTCCCGGACGCGACCGTCCTCGGCCTCTGGGGCCCGCCCGAGGGGCGCGTGCTCTGGGCGCAGTGCCGCGAGAGCGCCGCGTCGCCGAGCGGGTGGCACACGTACCCCGACCTCGACCTCGTCGAGCTGGTCGACCCCGAGACCGGGCAGCCGAGCACGACGGGCGGCGAGGTCACGGTCACGCAGCTCGGCTTCCGCGGGAGCGCGCTGCTGCGCTGGCGTACCGGCGACCTCGTCGACGGGCCGATCGCCAACGACGCCTGCCCCGCCTGCGGACGTACCGTCCCGCGCATCCCCACCGAGGTCCGTACGGGCACGACCACCGTCACCGTGCGGCTGCGCCCGGACGCCGACGAGCAGGTGCTCGACCTGCGCGCGATCTCGGCCGTGCTGGCGGGTCGTACGGACCTCGCGGACTGGTCGGTCGAGGTCGTGCCGTCGCCGCGCGACCACGACAACCTGTTCGTCGTCATCGCGCCGTCCGGCGACGAGACCGACGCGGCGGTCGGCGTCTACCGCGACGTCCGCGCCGCGGCGGGCGTCACGCCGTCGCAGATCGTCGTCCTGACGCCGGCCGAGCTGGCCGCGCGCAGGAGGGCCGGCGAGCCGAGGGTGCTCGTACGCCGGTAGTCTGGGAGGCCTGATGGCCTACCTCGACCACGCCGCCACGACGCCCATGCTGCCTGAGGTGCTGGCGGCGATGACGCCGTACTTCATGGCGGAGCCCGGCAACCCGTCGTCCCTGCACGCCTCGGGCCGCCGCGCGCGCCGCGCCGTGGAGGAGGCGCGGGAGGCGATCGCGTACGCCCTCGGCGCGCGCCCGTCGGAGGTCATCTTCACCGGCGGCGGCACCGAGAGCGACAACCTCGCCGTCAAGGGCATCTACTGGGCCCGCCGCGCCGCCGACCCCGCGCGCACGCGGATCGTCGCGAGCGCCGTCGAGCACCACGCCGTTCTCGACGCCGTCGACTGGCTCGTCGCCCACGAGGGCGCGACCGTGACGTGGCTGCCCGTCGACTCGGTGGGCCGGGTCTCGCCGTCCGACCTCGCCGACGCGCTCGGCGACGACGTCGCGGTCGTCACCGTCATGTGGGCCAACAACGAGGTCGGCACCGTGCAGCCGATCGCTCACCTCGCCGCCGTCGCGGCGGAGGCGCGGGTGCCGTTCCACACCGACGCCGTGCAGGCCATCGGGCAGCTCGACGTGGACTTCGCGGCCAGCGGTGTCGACGCGCTGACGCTGACCGGCCACAAGATCGGCGGGCCGAAGGGCGTGGGCGCGCTGCTGCTGCGTACGGGCGTCGCCTGCACCCCCCTGCTCCACGGCGGCGGGCAGGAGCGCGACGTACGGTCCGGCACGCTCGACACCCCGGGCATCGTCGGGCTCGGCGCGGCGGTGACGCTGGCGGCCTCGACGAGGGTCGAGCGCGCGACGCACCTCGCCGGCCTGCGCGACTCGCTCGTCAAGGCCGTCTGCGACGCCGTCCCCGACGCGATCCTCAACGGCGACACCCTCGACCGCCTGCCGTCCAACGCGCACCTCTCGTTCCCCGGCTGCGAGGGCGACTCGCTGCTGCTGCTGCTCGACGCGCGCGGCATCGAGTGCTCGACGGGATCCGCCTGTACGGCGGGCGTCGCGCGCCCCTCGCACGTCCTCCTCGCGATGGGTCTCGACGAGGACCTGGCGCGGGGGTCGCTGCGGTTCAGCCTCGGCCACACGACGACCGAGTCCGACGTCGCGGCCGTGGCCGACGCGATCGTCCCCGTGGTCGAGCGCGCGCGCCGGGCCGGCCTGACGCGATGAAGGTCCTCGCCGCCATGTCCGGCGGCGTCGACTCGGCTGTCGCGGCGGCCCGCGCGGTCGACGCGGGCCACGACGTCACCGGCGTACACCTCGCGCTGTCGTCGTCCCCCGAGTCCGCTCGCCATGGCGCCCGCGGCTGCTGCACGCTGGAGGACGCGCGCGACGCGCGCCGCGCCGCCGACGTGCTCGGCATCCCGTTCTACGTGTGGGACCTCGCCGACCGCTTCAAGGCTGACGTCGTCGACGACTTCGTCGCGGAGTACGCCGCCGGCCGTACCCCCAACCCCTGCCTGCGCTGCAACGAGAAGATCAAGTTCGCGGCGGTGCTCGACAAGGCGCTGGCGCTCGGCTTCGACGCGATCTGCACCGGCCACTACGCCCGCCTCGCCGACGGCTCCCTGTACCGCGCCGCCGACCCCGCGAAGGACCAGTCGTACGTCCTCGGCGTCCTCACCCCCGACCAGCTCGCGCACTCGTACTTCCCGCTCGGCTCGTCGCTGAAGTCGGAGGTGCGCGCCGAGGCCGCGGCGCGCGGGCTGCTCGTCGCCGACAAGAGCGACTCGTACGACGTCTGCTTCATCCCCACCGGCGACACCGCCGGATGGCTGCGCTCGAAGGTCGGCGTCGTCCCCGGCGACGTCGTCGACGCCGACGGCGCGGTCCTCGGGCAGCACGACGGCGCGCACCAGTTCACCGTCGGCCAGCGGCGCGGGCTCGGCATCGCGTCGCCCGACGGCAGGCCGCGCTACGTCCTCTCCGTCGAGCCGGCGACCGCGACCGTGGTGGTGGGGCCGGGGGAGGCGCTGGAGGTGACGTACGTCTCCGGCGTGCGCGCCCGCTGGGCCGGGCCGGTCGTGCCGGTCGGCACGCGGGCCCTCGCGCAGCTGCGCGCGCACGGCGTCGCGCTGCCCTGCGTCGTCGAGGCGGCGGGCGACGTGCTCGCCGTACGCCTCGACGCGCCCGTTCGCGGGGTCGCCCCCGGGCAGGCGCTGGTCCTCTACGACGGCGACCGCGTGGCGGGCTCGGCGACCATCGACGCGACGAGATAGTTTGCCCGGCATGGCGGACGACGTACGGCTCACCGACCTCGAGGTCATCCAGCGTTACAGCATCGCGGTGCGCGGCGAGACCGCCGACAGGGCCGAGCTGGTGGAGGCGCTGCGCGCGGACCTCGCGTTCCTCGAGGGCGGCCGCGCCAAGCCCAAGCCCGCGCGTACGGCGCCCGCGAAGCCCGCGCCCGCCAAGCCCGCGCCCAAGCCCGCCCCGAAGCCTGCCCCCAAGCCCGTCCCGGCCAAGCGCAAGCCGATCCCCGCGAAGCCCGCGAAGGCGGCGAAGAAGGCCCCCGCGAAGTCCGGGCGCCGCTGACCGAATGACGTACGCCTGGCCGCCCCGCGCGGCGACCGGCGTCGGCTCGCTCCCCGGCACCGACCCGACCGAGGCCGCCAGAACGGTCGCCGGCGAGCTGCCCGCCCTCCCGCACCTGCCCGAGCTGCCGCAACGCGGTCCCGGTGCGGACATGCTCGGCCGCGCCGCCGCGCTCCTCGCCGACCTGCACGTCGACCTGCAGCCGTCGGGATGGCGGTTCGTGCCGCGCTCCGGAGTGGACGAACGCCGCGCCCTCGACTTCCTCGCCTGGGACCTCGACGCGCTGCAGGTGGCGTTCGACGGCTACGCGGGCCCGCTCAAGATCCAGTGCGCCGGGCCGTGGACGCTCGCTGCGGGCATCGAGCTGCACCGCGGCGACCGCGCGCTGTCCGACGCGGGCGCCGTACGCGACATCGCCGCGGCCCTCGCGGAGGGGCTGGCGCGGCACGTCGCCGACGTACGCCGCCGCGTCCCCGGCGCCACCGTCGTCGCGCAGCTCGACGAGCCCTCGCTGACCGCCGTGGCGCGGGGCCGCATCCGTACCGCCAGCGGGTTCGGCGCGCTGCGCGAGGTCGGGGCGTACGAGCTCGTCGAGGGCCTGCGCGCGGCCCTGCCGGCGGGCGTACCGACCGGTGTCCACTCCTGCGCCGCGGACGTGCCGCTGGACCTGCTCGTCAAGGTGAAGCCGGCGTTCGTGTCCGTCGATCTCGCACTGCTGTCCACGAGGCAGTACGACGCCCTCGGCCAGCTCGTCGACGACGGCGTCCACCTGCTGCTCGGCGCCGTCCCGACGACCGGCGATCTGCGGTCCGTCCGCGAGACCGCGGCGCCCGTACGGACGCTGTGGCGAAACTTGTCACACCCCCCTGAGATGCTGGCGCAGCGGGTCACGGTGACCCCGGCGTGCGGTCTGGCGGGCCTCTCGCCGGACGCCGCCCGCGCCGCGCTCACCCGGGCGCGGGAGGTAGCGGCAGCCCTGGCGGAGGAGGACGAGCGCTGAGCACGACAGACGACGGCGTGCCCGTCGAGGCCGCCGACCGCCACGCCGAGCTGTCGCGGGTCGTCGAGGACCACCGCTTCCGCTACTACGTCCTCGACCAGCCGACCGCGAGCGACGCGGAGTTCGACGCGCTGCTGAAGGAGCTCGAGGCGCTGGAGGAGGCGCACCCGAGCCTGCGCACGCCCGACTCGCCGACGCAGAAGGTCGGGGGCGGCGTCCGCACCGGCTTCGCCCCGGTCGAGCACCTGCAGCGGCTGATGAGCCTCGACAACGCGTTCAGTGACGAGGAGCTCGACGCGTGGGCGGCGCGCGTCGAGCGCGAGGGCGACCCGGCGTACCTCTGCGAGCTCAAGGTCGACGGCCTCGCCGTGGACCTCGTCTACGAGCGCGGCACCCTCGTCCGCGCCGCCACCCGCGGCGACGGCCGCGTGGGGGAGGACATCACGCCCAACGTCCGCACCCTGCGCAACGTCCCGCACCGCCTGACCGGCTCCGCCGTGCCCGAGCTGCTGGAGGTACGCGGCGAGGTCTACTTCCCCGTCGAGGGCTTCGAGGAGCTCAACGCGTCCCTCGTCGAGCAGGGGAAGGCGCCGTTCGCCAACCCGCGCAACGCCGCCGCCGGCTCCCTCCGCCAGAAGGACCCCCGCGTCACCGCCTCCCGCCGCCTCGCGCTCGTGCTGCACGGCGTCGGCGCGTCCGAGGGGTTCGGGGCGGAGACGCAGAGCGGGGCGTACGACCGCCTGGCCGAGCTCGGCCTCCCCGTCTCGTCGCGCGTCGAGGTCGTGGCGGACATGACGGGCGTACGCGCCTACATCGAGCGCTGGCGCGAGCACAGGCACGACATCGAGCACGAGATCGACGGCGTGGTCGTCAAGGTCGACTCGTTCGCGCTGCAACGCCGCCTCGGCTCGACCTCCCGCGCGCCCCGGTGGGCGATCGCGTTCAAGTACCCGCCCGTCGAGGTCAACACCCTGCTCGAAGGCATCGACGTCGCCATCGGGCGCACCGGCCGCGCCACGCCGTTCGCGATGCTCACGCCCGTCGTCGTGAGCGGCTCGACCGTCGCGCGGGCGACGCTGCACAACCAGTCGGAGGTCCGGCGCAAGGACGTACGCCCTGGCGACACCGTCGTCGTCCGCAAGGCGGGCGACGTGATCCCCGAGGTCGTCACGTTCGTGCCCGACCCCGAGCACGAGAGCCGGCCTGTGTGGCAGATGCCGACGACGTGCCCCGAGTGCGGCACCCGCCTCGCGCCCGCCAAGGAGGGCGACGCCGACCTGCGTTGCCCCAACGCGCAGCAGTGCCCGGCGCAGCTCCGGGAGCGGCTGTTCGGGCTGGCGGGGCGCGGCGCGCTCGACATCGAGGTGCTCGGCTACGAGGCCGCCGCCGCCCTCCTCGACGCGGGGCTCGTCACCGACGAGGGCGACCTGTTCGCGCTGACCGAGGAAGATCTCGCGACGTGCGCGTTCTTCACGAAGAAGGACGGCACCCTCAAGGCCAACGCCGCCAAGCTGATCGACAACCTCGTGCAGGCCCGCGCCAAGCCGTTGTGGCGCGTCATCGTCGCGCTGTCGATCCGGCACGTCGGTCCGACGGCCGCGCAGGCGCTGGCCCGCGAGATCGGCGACCTCGACGAGATCCTCACGGCCGAGCCCGAGCGCCTCGCCGCCGTCGAGGGTGTCGGCCCGACCATCGCCGCCGCCATCACCGAGTGGTACGCCGTCCCCTGGCACCGCGAGCTCGTCCGCAAGTGGCGGGAGGCGGGGGTGCGGTTCCGCGAGGAACGCACCGACACCGGGCCGCGCCCGCTGGAGGGGATCACCGTGGTCCTGACGGGCGGGCTGGAGGAGTTCAGCCGCGACTCCGCGACCGAGGCGATCCAGACCCGCGGCGGCAAGGTGAGCGGGTCGGTGTCGAAGAAGACGTCGTTCGTCGTGGCGGGGGAGTCGCCCGGCAGCAAGTACGACAAGGCCCTCACCCTCGGCGTCCCGGTCCTGGACGAGGCAGGGCTGGTGACCCTCCTGGACGAGGGCCCGGACGCCGCCCGCGCCAAGGCGACGTAGCGCGCCGCCGCCCGAACGCCGCGCCGCCCGACCCTTCGCCCTTCCCCCCCAGGAGCGACCGCCTCGCGATCTTCTGCGGTGCGGCGGGTCGCCGCTGGAACGCTGCACGGTCAGCATTCCGTCGACGAAACGCCGCACGGAACGGTGACTTGGCACCTGAGCGGCGACGCCACGCCGCCCCGGCCGGGCGAAGGCGACTTAGCCCATTTGAGCGGATTCGCCCATCCCGGGACTCAAGAATCCCGCTCGGTTGCCGATGTTCGCGGGGAAGCCACCCGTACGGCACCCGCCGTGCGGCTGACGCATACCCGCGCACAGGGCGCGGGCGGACACGGGAGTCGCCGGCGTGGTCGACGAGAGGCAGACGGGGCGCGGGCTGTTCTCGGCCTTCACGCTCTACGTCGCCGCCGTCACCGCCGTCGGCCTCACGTTCACCCTCGACCGCCTCCGCGGCCTCGACCCGTCCGACCTGCAGTCGATGGGCCCGGCGTTCGTCATGGCCGCCGCGCTGCTGGTGCTCGGCGAGCTGCGGCCGCTGTTCACCGCGGGCACCCGTGACAAGAACGGCGTCGCGACGTCGACGACGTTCGTGTTCGCGCTGCTGCTCCACTGGGGCCTCGGCGTCGCGATCCTCATGCAGGCCGTCGCCACGATGGTCGCCGACCGCACCAACGACAAGGCCTGGTGGCGCACCGGCTTCAACGTCGCGCAGTACTCCCTCTCGTACGGCGCCGCCGCCGCCGTCCTCGGCGCCATGGGCCGCACCGGTACGCCCGCCGACCCGATGGCGATCAGCGGAGCCGACCTCCCCGCGATCACGCTCGCCGGCCTCGTGTTCTTCGTCTGCAACGACCTGTTCGTCGGCGTCGCGATCGCGCTGCACTCGGGCCGCAAGCTCTGGCCCGTCCTGCGTTCCGACCTCGCGTACCAGGGCCTGACCACCGCCGCGCTGCTCGCGCTGAGCCCGGTCGTCGTGGTCGTCATGGAGCGCAGCGTCGGCCTCGTACCGCTGCTCCTGCTCCCGCTGTTCGCCGTCTACAAGAACGCCTCCATCTCGGCCGAGCGCGAGCACCAGGCGCTCCACGACACCCTCACCGGCCTGCCCAACCGCAAGCTGCTGCTCAGCAAGGTCGCCGACGCGATGGCCGACGCCGGCCCGACGGACGCGCACGTCGGTCTGTTCCTCCTCGACCTCGACCGCTTCAAGGACGTCAACGACACCCTCGGCCACCATGCGGGCGACGAGCTGCTGACGTACGTCGCCGAGCGGCTCGGCTCCGTACTCCGCCCCGAGGACACCGTCGCGCGCCTGGGCGGCGACGAGTTCGGCGTGCTCATCCCGTCGATTCGTGACGAGGCGATGGCGCGCGAGGTCGCCGAGCGCTTCCGCGCCGCGCTGAGCGCGCCGTTCGTCGTCAGCGAGGTCACGATCGACCTCGAGGCGAGCATCGGCGTCGCGCTCTACCCGGCGCACGCCCTCGTCGCGAACGAGCTCATGCAGCGCGCCGAGGTCGCGATGTACCACGCCAAGGAGCAGCGCAGCGGCATCGAGACGTACGACTCCGACCGCGACCCGCACAGCACTCAGCGGCTCTCGCTGTTCGGGCAGCTGCGCCGCGCGATCGAGGACGGAGAGCTGGTCCTGCACTACCAGCCCAAGGTCGACCTCACGACCGGCCAGGTCGCCGGCGTCGAGGCGCTCGTCCGCTGGGAGCACCCCGAACGCGGCCTCCTCGCGCCCGACACGTTCGTCCCGCTCGCCGAGCAGACCGGCCTCATGAAGTCCCTCACGACGAACGTCCTGGAGCAGGCCCTCACGCAGACCGCCGTCTGGGCCGACGCCGGGATGATGGTCCGGATGGCGGTCAACGTCTCGGCGCGCGACCTGCACGACGACACGTTCTGCGCCCGGGTCAGCGAGGCGCTCAACCGCACCGGCGTGCCGGCGTCGTTCCTCGAGCTGGAGCTCACCGAGCGCGTCGTCATGGCCGACCCCGAGCGCGCCCTGCAGAACCTCACCGCCCTCTCGCGCCTCGGCGTCCGCCTCTCGCTCGACGACTTCGGCACCGGGTACTCGTCGCTCGCGTACCTGCGCCGCCTCCCCGTCACCGAGATCAAGATCGACAAGTCGTTCGTCCTGCGGATGGACGTCGACGCCGAGGACGCGACGATCGTCCGCTCGACCATCGACCTCGCCCACGGCCTCGGCCTGCGGGTGCTCGCCGAGGGCGTCGAGACCGCGGAGACCTGGCAGCGCCTCGCCGACCTCGGCTGCGACGCCGCGCAGGGGTACTTCCTCAGCCGCCCGTACCCCGCCGCCGTCGTCACCGACTGGCTCGCCGCCCGCGACCGCGTACCGGTGATGCGGGTCGTCGACAGCACCAAGCCGCAGCGCGGCTGGAACGCCGCCGCCCAGTAAATACGCGCTCGCGCCGCTCGATAGGGTGGCGCGCATGGCCATCACCCGCGCCGAGGTGGCGCACCTCGCGCGCCTCTCCAGGCTCGCGCTGGACGACGACGAGCTCGACGTCATGGCGTCCCAGCTCGACGTCATCATCGGCGCGGTCGCCCGCGTCGGCGAGGTTGCCGCCGCCGACATCCCGCCGACCAGCCACAGCGTGCCGCTCACCAACGTCTTCCGCCCCGACGAGGTACGCCCCTCGCTCCCGCCCGAGGCCGCCCTGTCCGGCGCGCCCGCCGCGGAGCAGGGCCGCTTCCGCGTCCCGCGCATCCTGGACGAGGAATGACGGACCTCACGCGGCTGACCGCCGCGGACCTCGCCAAGATCGTCGCGAACGGCGAGGCGTCGGCCGTCGACGTCGCGCAGGCGCACCTCGACCGCGTCGAGGCCCTCAACGGCCGCCTCAACGCGTTCCTCCACGTCGACGCCGACGGCGCCCTCGCAGCAGCCAAGCGGGTCGACGAGCGCCGCGCGGCCGGCGAGACCCTCGGCCCGCTCGCGGGCGTACCCCTCGCCCTCAAGGACGTCTTCACGACCGAGGGCGTCCCGACGACGTGCGGCTCGAAGATCCTCGAGGGCTGGCGGCCGCCGTACGACGCCACCGTCACCCGCCGCCTCAAGGAGGCGGGCGTCGTCATCCTCGGCAAGACCAACATGGACGAGTTCGCGATGGGCTCGTCGACCGAGAACTCCGCCTACGGCCCCACGCGCAACCCCTGGGACACCGACCGCGTGCCAGGCGGCTCCGGGGGCGGGAGCAGCGCCGCGGTCGCCTCGTTCATGGCGCCGCTCGGCATCGGCACCGACACCGGCGGCTCCATCCGCCAGCCCGCCGCCGTCACGGGGACGGTCGGGGCGAAGCCGACGTACGGCGGCGTCTCCCGCTACGGCCTCGTCGCGTTCTCCTCGTCGCTCGACCAGGGCGGGCCGTGCGCGCGCACCGTCCTCGACGCGGCGCTGCTGCACGAGGTCATCGCAGGCCACGACCCCATGGACTCCACGTCGATCGACGCGCCCGTCCCTCCGTGCGCGGAGGCGGCCCGCAACGCCGACATCAAGGGGCTGCGCGTCGGCGTCGTCAAGGAGTTCTCCGGCGAGGGGTACCAGCCCGGGGTCGAGGAACGGTTCCGCGAGGCCGTCGCGACGCTGGAGTCGCTCGGCGCCGTCGTGTCCGAGGTCTCCTGCCCGCACTTCGTCTACGCGCTCCCCGCGTACTACCTCATCGCCCCCAGCGAGTGCTCCTCCAACCTCGCCCGCTTCGACGCCATGCGCTACGGCCTCCGCACCGGCGACGACGGCACGCGCGACGTCGAGCAGGTCATGTCGATCACCCGCGCGGCCGGCTTCGGCGCCGAGGTGAAGCGCCGGATCATCCTCGGGACGTTCGCGCTGTCGTCGGGCTACTACGACGCGTACTACGGCCAGGCGCAGAAGGTCCGCACGCTCATCACGCGCGACTTCGACGCGGCGTTCGCGTCGGTCGACGTGCTCGTGTCGCCGACGACGCCGACGACGGCGTTTCGGATCGGCGAACGCGCCGACGACCCGATGGCGATGTACCTCGCCGACCTCTGCACCATCCCGTCCAACCTCTCCGGCGGCGCCGCGATGTCGGTGCCCTGCGGTCTCGCCGAGGGGCTGCCCGTCGGCCTGCAGGTCATGGCGCCGGCGATGCGTGACGACCTGATGTACCGCGTGGCCGCGGCGTTCGAGGCGGCCAGCCCGATGACGGAGGTCCCGGCGATCTGACGACCGCCGGGACCCCTCGCCGGTCCTACGAGACCTGCGTCACGAGCCCGCAGGGGACTCCCGGGTTGGGCGACCACGCCGCGCCCTGGGCGTTCCAGTACGTCTTCTGGCCGCTGGTGTGGTCGATGAACTCCGCGCACAGCTCCACGACGCCCGCGTCGGGAGCCTCGACGGTCACGACCTCCTGACTCCGCATGAGGCCGGTGCCGGAGGCCGAGATCGTCCCCCGCCTCGTGCCGTCGATCCG
It encodes the following:
- a CDS encoding cysteine desulfurase family protein, encoding MAYLDHAATTPMLPEVLAAMTPYFMAEPGNPSSLHASGRRARRAVEEAREAIAYALGARPSEVIFTGGGTESDNLAVKGIYWARRAADPARTRIVASAVEHHAVLDAVDWLVAHEGATVTWLPVDSVGRVSPSDLADALGDDVAVVTVMWANNEVGTVQPIAHLAAVAAEARVPFHTDAVQAIGQLDVDFAASGVDALTLTGHKIGGPKGVGALLLRTGVACTPLLHGGGQERDVRSGTLDTPGIVGLGAAVTLAASTRVERATHLAGLRDSLVKAVCDAVPDAILNGDTLDRLPSNAHLSFPGCEGDSLLLLLDARGIECSTGSACTAGVARPSHVLLAMGLDEDLARGSLRFSLGHTTTESDVAAVADAIVPVVERARRAGLTR
- the mnmA gene encoding tRNA 2-thiouridine(34) synthase MnmA encodes the protein MKVLAAMSGGVDSAVAAARAVDAGHDVTGVHLALSSSPESARHGARGCCTLEDARDARRAADVLGIPFYVWDLADRFKADVVDDFVAEYAAGRTPNPCLRCNEKIKFAAVLDKALALGFDAICTGHYARLADGSLYRAADPAKDQSYVLGVLTPDQLAHSYFPLGSSLKSEVRAEAAARGLLVADKSDSYDVCFIPTGDTAGWLRSKVGVVPGDVVDADGAVLGQHDGAHQFTVGQRRGLGIASPDGRPRYVLSVEPATATVVVGPGEALEVTYVSGVRARWAGPVVPVGTRALAQLRAHGVALPCVVEAAGDVLAVRLDAPVRGVAPGQALVLYDGDRVAGSATIDATR
- a CDS encoding methionine synthase; amino-acid sequence: MTYAWPPRAATGVGSLPGTDPTEAARTVAGELPALPHLPELPQRGPGADMLGRAAALLADLHVDLQPSGWRFVPRSGVDERRALDFLAWDLDALQVAFDGYAGPLKIQCAGPWTLAAGIELHRGDRALSDAGAVRDIAAALAEGLARHVADVRRRVPGATVVAQLDEPSLTAVARGRIRTASGFGALREVGAYELVEGLRAALPAGVPTGVHSCAADVPLDLLVKVKPAFVSVDLALLSTRQYDALGQLVDDGVHLLLGAVPTTGDLRSVRETAAPVRTLWRNLSHPPEMLAQRVTVTPACGLAGLSPDAARAALTRAREVAAALAEEDER
- the ligA gene encoding NAD-dependent DNA ligase LigA, producing MPVEAADRHAELSRVVEDHRFRYYVLDQPTASDAEFDALLKELEALEEAHPSLRTPDSPTQKVGGGVRTGFAPVEHLQRLMSLDNAFSDEELDAWAARVEREGDPAYLCELKVDGLAVDLVYERGTLVRAATRGDGRVGEDITPNVRTLRNVPHRLTGSAVPELLEVRGEVYFPVEGFEELNASLVEQGKAPFANPRNAAAGSLRQKDPRVTASRRLALVLHGVGASEGFGAETQSGAYDRLAELGLPVSSRVEVVADMTGVRAYIERWREHRHDIEHEIDGVVVKVDSFALQRRLGSTSRAPRWAIAFKYPPVEVNTLLEGIDVAIGRTGRATPFAMLTPVVVSGSTVARATLHNQSEVRRKDVRPGDTVVVRKAGDVIPEVVTFVPDPEHESRPVWQMPTTCPECGTRLAPAKEGDADLRCPNAQQCPAQLRERLFGLAGRGALDIEVLGYEAAAALLDAGLVTDEGDLFALTEEDLATCAFFTKKDGTLKANAAKLIDNLVQARAKPLWRVIVALSIRHVGPTAAQALAREIGDLDEILTAEPERLAAVEGVGPTIAAAITEWYAVPWHRELVRKWREAGVRFREERTDTGPRPLEGITVVLTGGLEEFSRDSATEAIQTRGGKVSGSVSKKTSFVVAGESPGSKYDKALTLGVPVLDEAGLVTLLDEGPDAARAKAT
- a CDS encoding bifunctional diguanylate cyclase/phosphodiesterase; amino-acid sequence: MVDERQTGRGLFSAFTLYVAAVTAVGLTFTLDRLRGLDPSDLQSMGPAFVMAAALLVLGELRPLFTAGTRDKNGVATSTTFVFALLLHWGLGVAILMQAVATMVADRTNDKAWWRTGFNVAQYSLSYGAAAAVLGAMGRTGTPADPMAISGADLPAITLAGLVFFVCNDLFVGVAIALHSGRKLWPVLRSDLAYQGLTTAALLALSPVVVVVMERSVGLVPLLLLPLFAVYKNASISAEREHQALHDTLTGLPNRKLLLSKVADAMADAGPTDAHVGLFLLDLDRFKDVNDTLGHHAGDELLTYVAERLGSVLRPEDTVARLGGDEFGVLIPSIRDEAMAREVAERFRAALSAPFVVSEVTIDLEASIGVALYPAHALVANELMQRAEVAMYHAKEQRSGIETYDSDRDPHSTQRLSLFGQLRRAIEDGELVLHYQPKVDLTTGQVAGVEALVRWEHPERGLLAPDTFVPLAEQTGLMKSLTTNVLEQALTQTAVWADAGMMVRMAVNVSARDLHDDTFCARVSEALNRTGVPASFLELELTERVVMADPERALQNLTALSRLGVRLSLDDFGTGYSSLAYLRRLPVTEIKIDKSFVLRMDVDAEDATIVRSTIDLAHGLGLRVLAEGVETAETWQRLADLGCDAAQGYFLSRPYPAAVVTDWLAARDRVPVMRVVDSTKPQRGWNAAAQ
- the gatC gene encoding Asp-tRNA(Asn)/Glu-tRNA(Gln) amidotransferase subunit GatC, which translates into the protein MAITRAEVAHLARLSRLALDDDELDVMASQLDVIIGAVARVGEVAAADIPPTSHSVPLTNVFRPDEVRPSLPPEAALSGAPAAEQGRFRVPRILDEE
- the gatA gene encoding Asp-tRNA(Asn)/Glu-tRNA(Gln) amidotransferase subunit GatA translates to MTDLTRLTAADLAKIVANGEASAVDVAQAHLDRVEALNGRLNAFLHVDADGALAAAKRVDERRAAGETLGPLAGVPLALKDVFTTEGVPTTCGSKILEGWRPPYDATVTRRLKEAGVVILGKTNMDEFAMGSSTENSAYGPTRNPWDTDRVPGGSGGGSSAAVASFMAPLGIGTDTGGSIRQPAAVTGTVGAKPTYGGVSRYGLVAFSSSLDQGGPCARTVLDAALLHEVIAGHDPMDSTSIDAPVPPCAEAARNADIKGLRVGVVKEFSGEGYQPGVEERFREAVATLESLGAVVSEVSCPHFVYALPAYYLIAPSECSSNLARFDAMRYGLRTGDDGTRDVEQVMSITRAAGFGAEVKRRIILGTFALSSGYYDAYYGQAQKVRTLITRDFDAAFASVDVLVSPTTPTTAFRIGERADDPMAMYLADLCTIPSNLSGGAAMSVPCGLAEGLPVGLQVMAPAMRDDLMYRVAAAFEAASPMTEVPAI